gtcctgggattgagtcctgcatctggctccttgctccgcagggagcctgcttctctctctgactctgcctccttgtgtgtgctctctctttctctctctctgatgaataaataaataaataaaatcttaaaaaaaaaattatgttttgcaCTCCCCCCCTTCACTAGTGCCTCAACCACGCCAACATGCTTTTGGAAAATCTGACAGGAGGTAAGAATTCAATGTTCCTGCTCAAGACTTAGATCTCTCGGGGTTGGGTCTCAGGTGTTACAGAAGGATGGAAATGGTGACAACCTAATATAGTTAGCAGCAAGTACCATGACATTTGAGTCAGAACTGatggattggggtggggggtgccaggatggcttagtcaggtaagtgtctcccttcagctctggtcatgatcctggggtcctgggatggagccccacatctgtcaggctccctgctcagtgaggagtctgcttctccctctccctctgcaccatcccttcccccgcttgtgctccctctctctctcaaataaataaaataactgatgAAAATCTCCCAGGCTTTCTGTCTTTCACCTGTCTGGAGTCTGGAGTCTGCTCCAGCATCACTGGGTGCTTTCCATTGAGCAAAGAAGAGGAGCAGAGATAGGAGAGGTGCCGCCTAGTTGGCAATTAGCCAACCACTGCCACTCCCCAGCTTCCCAACCACTTGGTTCCCCACTAAGGGAAAAGAGCTCATCCAGAGCTGAAAGAGGCCTAAAGTCCTCATcagtctttctccctccctctgactGTCAGTGGTGCTGAAATTGTAGCCACCCGCTCTGTGGGTTGCACACTCCCACTCTCGTCACTGACCCCAGGCCTGGGTCTGAGCCCAGCACGTGTGccgggagcaggggtgggggggtgttggcCTTGCTGACAAAATCCATTTGGAATTTCTCAAGGTTGTGGTTTGGGGCTTAAGTTTGCCACAGAGTGTGTCTGACGAAAGAGAAagctagaaagagaaagagccaaAGGGAatacagaggaaggaaacaggaaaaagcTGAAATATTCTTGCTGTAATGCCATTGGAGAACTGAGAAATTCCCATTCTGGTTGTTCCTTATCATTATTCTCTCTCATATCCTATGCCCATTCTAGCTGCATCCCCTCTCTGCTCCATACACACCAGGCTTAGTCAGTGACTGAAGTAAGGATGTAAGTATCTTCCCACTTCCATCAGATTTCCAAGTTCAGGACTCTCAAGTGGAAATTCAGGACATAAAATTATCCCAAAAAATACTGGCCTAACCCAACATTCGTCAAAATGCCCTTGCCACCTGAGTAGCAAAATCACCTGATTTTTAGGGTAATTTGGGTAGCAGATATACCTATTGCctagagaaatagagaaaaccaTTTCTACATTCCACGGCCAAAGAGATGACCTGTTAGAGGCAGCACCTCACAAACCCATAAACATTTAGTCACTTGTAAAGTTCTGAATGTGTGATGCCTGTCCCTTTTCTGAATTGAATGATAATGCTTTTCAAAGATACTGGGGTAGGAATAGGCTATAAgtgtttaaaaatctgttttctccaGTTTTGGTTATCTCCTAAAAGATAAAGGAATTATTTTGCTAAGATTAAATGCAGAAGAGCTCTGAATAAGGAAGGACAAAATACATATGCAAATAATTCAGTAGGAAAGCATGCTGGTTTTGCTGGTTTCCAGAGCAAAACACTTCCTCTCTGAGCTCtggaatctctttttttttttttttttaaagattttatttatttatttgacagagatcacaagtaggcagagaggcaggcagagagaggaggaagcaggctctctgctcagcagggcttgatcccaggaccctgggatcatgacctgagctgaaggtagaggctttaacccactgagccactcaggtgctcctggaATCTCTTTTATATGTGTCCCATTAGTCTTATATCCCCCTCCCAAGTTCTCTGATTTGGAGCCATAAAGAAAAGCACCTGCTCTTTTGGGTCCGGGCTTAATGTTGAGATCCGCTCAGGACTTGAAATCTCCAGAGCCGAGGCAACCACATGCTGTAGGCAGGGGTCAACAAAGTATAGCCGGAGAACCTAATCTCACCCGAAGTCAGGTTCTGTGAATTAAGCCTTAttggacacagacacacccaTTTGTTTATGTGTGGTCTATGGCTCCTTATTCACAACAACAGAGTTGAGTAAttatggcagagttgagtagttgcaacaaaCCCCATAAGCttaatacagctgacccttgaatgacacaggtttgaactgtacAGGTCCACTTAATacgcagattttttttaaacaaataccgTACACTACTGTAAATGTGTTTcatcttccttatgatttttaagaacattttcttttctctaatttattttctcataagtacacagtatataaaacacatagcatacaaagtatgtgttaatcTGTTAatggactgtttttttttaagattttatttatttatttgacagaaagaaagagatcacaagtaagctgagcagcaggcagagagagaaggggggaagcaggctccccgctgagcagagagcccgcttggggcttgatcccagacctgagcagaaggcttaacccactgagccacccaggcgcccctaatggaCTGTTTCTATTATTGGTAAGGTCAGCAGTAGGCGATAAGTAGTTAAGTTCTGGGAGACTCAAAAGTTACATACAGATTTTTGACTCGTAGGTAGTGGGGACGCCCCCAAACCCTGgatgttgtttaagggtcaactgttTACTCACTATCAAGCCCTCtacaggtaaaagaaaaaatgcCAACCCTCGTTCTAGGGCAAGGACCAAGGTGAAGCCTGGAGTTGAAGCATGTAAAAAGTAAATTGGGCCTATGTTCGGATATCTAGCCCCCGCCCCCAACCTCGAAGTACCCTTTGGTTTTTCACAGAGAAAGATGCCAACTGAATCACTGAGGACCATTTCAAATCCTTTGTGGAACTAGGCAGGATACATGTAAATAAAGTCATTGGGTGCATGAGGGTCGAATTCCCCTGGAAAAGAAGCGGTGGACTGGGATCGCAAGTGTGGGCAGAAATAGAACCACCTGAAGCCACTGATCCAgtagtttaatttattttagttacAGAAAGAAACCAAGAACAAGTCTCAGTACAATAAATTATCCATTCCCATCCCTCCTGCTAAGGAACAAATAAGAGGCTCAGAGAGTCTTAGATAAAATTCTTCCTTTGGAGGGTTTCCTTTAACATCTGAATGGGGGAGACAGTTTTCCTAGGGGCCTAGACAAACAACTCTCTGAGGACTCAAGGGAGAGCCCCCCTCCAgcactctgtcccttccccaagAAAAACCTCTCTACCACTGTCTCCTATTCCCCCACAAGAAGGGGCCCAGGCTGCTGTAGAGGAGTTTGGGATCAGCAGATAGGAAAGAGTGGTATCCCCATACAGGTCTGTGGCTCCACACAATGCCTGGGGCTATTCCTCAAAGGAGAGGAGTGGTCAGACTACAAGGACACCCCAGCCGGAAGGAGTAAGAACCAGAGCTAAAGGGACTCCAGgattggggagagggagacaatacAGTGCATGTAGTCTTCGTTCATTTCAGCTGTTTCAGGAGCAGAAGAGGGGGGTGACAGCTTTCCCGCCCAGGCCCTCCTACTGTGGGGGAGAAGGCTGCACATCACAGACTCTGCCCGACCTCCACCACCCCCAGAGCTGCTTCCAGGCCGATGCTTTGAGCTTCTAGGAGCCGATATTGACCCTGGCCAGAAATCGGAGCAAAAGGCTGAAAAGGctctcctgccctctgccagCCCTGCGGTGAAGCCGCCCCTCACTTACACACGTTGACCCACTCTGTGACCTTGCACTCGTCGCACAGCACGTAGCAGCACCAATGGAAGCGGCAATGACAGCGCTCCACTCGCGTCTGCCGAAGCATATTGTGCCCACGGCCGCAGCACAGGCTGCTGCAGCCGTCCAGCAGACGGCTGGTCTTGttgcaggcccggccccgggtgCCGGGGGAGCCCACGGTAGGGTCTCGCTCACAGAAGTCGGGAGACTTCTCAAAGTAAACCAGCTCTCCCGAAAGGCGACGGGGACGCAGGCGAGGTTGGAAGGCTCCGGAGTTGCGGTTGTGGGTATCGATGAAGATGGCCCGACCCAGCCGCTCCCTCAGTGCTGCCCCCACcgcccggaactctggggccgcCCTCCAGCAGGTCTTGAACTGGCAGCTGCCCGATGTGCCGTGACACTTGCATTTCCGCTTCAGGTTTTCAGTTACCACCTAGAGCgccaggggtggaggtgggggtggggtgggagaggtgaAGGGGAGGGCAGCAAAGAGGCAGGGCACAGGGGCACAGCagagaggagggaacagagagcacagggagggagaaatagaggTGAGAATAAATCGTGGAATATCAGAAGAGAAAGGGCACTGCAGGGCTGGCTAACAGCTTAACTCCCTCATCCCTCATCTCTGGTTGGAGGACTGAAGCCAGAGCAGAATGATTTGCCCATCTTTAATCCCTAGCTGGGAACAGAGACTCAGCTTAGACAACAAGATGTGAACAGAACTCAACTCCAGTTGTCCTGAGTCGCCATCCAGTCCTCTTTCCAGAGCGGGCACTAAAAATGAGCACCCTTCCCGTAGGAAGGCAGCTGTGATAATAGCTACCCTGTAATGAGCACCTGCCAAGGACTAGGCACTCTGCCCAGTGCCCTATTTGCTAGCTCACTCTTAATCACATCGTTAAGGTGGGTATCATTAGACTCTTTTTACAGATGCAAAActgaggttaagtgacttgcttgTGGTCACCCAGATGGGTGAGCGGCCATCCCCCACCGCGGCCCGTCCTCTTTTCTGCCTGCAGTACCTCTCCCTTTCTAGCCAGGCCTCAAAAGCTAAGGAGACCCAGGACAAGTTGCACACACATACCTGTCGCCCCACCCTGTTGTTGTGGATTCGCATTCTTGCCTGGATGTCCCGGGGAGCTTCCCTGGAATCCAAGAAATCCCGAGAGAACTTCTCTCCAAAGTCCATGTCCTGGTTACAGCCACCCCATTCCCACGTGTCCTGGGGGCCGGGGCTGGGACCTAAGCCggggccagggctgggcagggagtgggggaaacTCTTGCCCCGTGACAGAGCCTGCAGCTGCAGCAGCTTGGCCCTCAGCCGGTCCTGCTCACCACTGCCCTTCCAGCCGCAGCCGCAACTCGCTAGCCTGCCCAGGCTGCAGGCCGTGGCAACCGCGTGCATGACCCCTGCCGCCAGCATGGAGAAGGAAAAAGCACTCTCCCGGAAACCTGGGGATGAAAAGGGTGTGACGGAGGGATAAGGTTGACAGGCAGCTGGAGTGGGGAGGTGGAAGGAAATAAGCAGCCACCCTTCAATTCCGGGAATTCCTAACTGAATCCTGACCCTGTCATTTACCAGCTGCGTAATTTGGGAGAAAGTCACAGAGAATGAAGGGAGCGGAAGcacggagcctcagtttcctcatttattaagGGAGGGGCTGGCTAAGATTGATCTCTGAGCCCCATCCTCCTTCTGTAAGTCTGGGATTTTCGGGTGCAGATGAAAGAACTAGCTGGAGGGCAAGACCCCTGGGGTTGGCAGGTGACTGAGAGGGAGTCCCCAAGGTCTTTGAAGAAGTGATCACTGAGTTCTACAtctgaaagctttaaaaattccccagcccagcagggagcttggGTGGTGGAGTGGAAACAGAGACCttcgggttcttttttttttttttttttttctttagggcCCTTTAACAAACCTTGCTCCACCACCCCAAACTCCCAAAGCACTGGAGCTATGGCACTATCCTTCCCCTTTCCAGTTTCTGGTTTTCTATTTGCCCTTTAAGACTGCCCTTTATGTTTATTCTAACCGGCTATATTATTCTATAAAATGCTGGGGGGGGATGGGTGCGGGGTGATTTTCCCTGAGGCCTTCTTAAAATGTTGGCATCTTTGTTATGTTTTGGGGGTCACAGAGGCTCAAGATGACAAGCTTTTCCCATGCTTCTCATTTGGTATCAAAGCCTTTCCCTACACCAGGCCCTATAGAGGGGGGTCCCTTACTTCCTTTCAGGAAGGGGCTTTCTTGAGACCTGAGAGGGTGAGACACAGCACCTCCTTAGGGGCCGGGCCTCTCCCACCCCAGGATGCAGGGCTTTTGGCCCAGCCTCCCAATCCCCCCCAACCTCAACCCTCCAGGGGTGAAGCTGTTTGCACACGTCTTGGGAATTCCCCCGCAGATGGCAGCTGCCTATTAACCCCGTAGTCCCTGAAGTACTGCCCCCACCCTCTTGCTGAGCCCAGAATGGATCTTTACTCCTCCAGGGAGGAAACACGGGCATGGCCTGGCAAGAGGCAACGATGCTTTCCAGACCATACCTCCCAGACCAGACCAGCAGTGACCTGTTCTTCGCCCCTCCAGCCGCTCCTCACCTGCTCAGGTGAGAGCCACCTGGGGCCCCCACAGCACAGAGGAGGGGGCTGCTCCCCGGCTTCAAAGCCATCAGGGTCTTTGTTCCCAGCCTCTGCTCCTGGGAACCCCAGCAATTAGGGGAGTAGGTTTAACCCTTAAACGGTTGGGGGCGTCACCCCACCCCCGCTGAGGCTCTGGGGACACCAGCCTGGGCTTGtccaaggagagggaggggggaggaaattGGGGGAGGGAATGGGGGGGATGTTTGAAGCTTCCAGGGCTGGGGGCATCTCTGGCTCGCAGGTGCAACCCAGATCGAGCCcagtggagaaaggaaaggggggCCTATGGTAGGAGAACAGCGACCCAGCTGCCTTGCCGGCAGCACGCAGGTGGAAGTGAGGTGCAGGGACCCAGACGGGTGGCCAGGCCCAGCTCTGTGGCTCccgggtgtgggggggggggggaattcccGGAGAGAGGCTCCTCCCGGAGTCGTGAACCGGTCCCTTCCCGCCTCCGCTCGCCTCGGCCaggcccccacccccggccccagcGGCGCAGACCCGCCGGCCCCGCTCACCGCGCTTGAGGATGGCGCTGTGGTGCGGCAGGCGGCCGCCGCCCTCGAGCGCCGAGCAGTTCCAGCGCTGATCGCGCAGCTGGTGCTGACACTCGTGGACGGCGATGTGCAGGCCCTGAAGCGCGGATGCCGTCACGTCGGGGCTGCGCAGGCAGAGGCCCAGCTGCCGCTTGCTCAGGCCCGACAGCGTCAAGCACACGGTGTTGGCGGTCAGCGGCGGCTCGCCGGGCAGCTTCAGGCCCAGAATCTCATTGCTGAGAGCCCTGGGAACGCAGAACGCGTTTCGGGGGTTTGTGGTCCAGCCCTCGCGCCCCCTCTGACTCCTCCCGTCCTAGGTCGGTGCTTTCAGCCTCCGGCTTTTTTTCGTGGGCAGGGTGACAGGGGGGATCTGCTCACCGACTGCACAACGCCAGGAACAGGAGACCCGCGAAGCCCGAGGGCGGAGGCCGCGGCCGGGGCTCCTCCGGCATGTCGAAGCCCGGGCCGGAAGGCCCCGGTGGGCAGATCGATCAGGGCCTGCGGGACAGGGAGACTTGGGGGCTTCGGAATAGGGTGGGCTGGTCCCGGGGCAACCAAGGATTCCTAACTCACCAGTGCGCTCTAGGAACTCTTCTCATCCCTCCCCAGGCAAAACAAGAAGGATCACCCCTGACCCTGGACCCTGGAAGAAGAGTCTGGTGGTCGCAGCTGGGGCGTAGGCAAGAGCCACTGGAGCTGGACCCACTCagacacaatgcctggcacacagacaCATTCAAGTGCAAACTCAGGCATAACTGACTCACAGACACcactccaccatcttgcccccgCTCCCTCTTTGAGGGCCCCACGACTGGCTTCCCTCACCCAACAGAGCAACGCTCTCAGGGCTAGGGGGCGGGATTGGGCAGGCCGGATTAGAAGGGGGTTCTGCACTACCTACAGATGGCGGGGTATGGGGGAGGGTCACCAGCTGCCGTCGAGGGCAGGCAGCGTTGGTGAGAGGGGTGGAGGAATGGGCTCTCAATCCTGCTCTACCCACTTTTTCTGCAgtcaggagagaggggaggctcCAGGTGCGCCAGACAGGGAGGAGATGTGGTTCCCGCCTGAAAAGGACGGCGGCGCAggctgcctcctcttcctcctcctccacctttcCTAACTAATGTACCCCTCGTCCGCGATGCCCGTCTGGTCCCCTCGGGTCCCAGGCTCGTTCCCCACCCCTTTACTCCCTTGTTCAATGCCCTTCTGATCTAGGGGTATTCCTTTATTTGCTGTCTTTATCTCTGCCAATACCCTTGGCTCTCTCTATGTCTCCGTGCCCCAGTGGGCGGAtgcgtgtctgtctgtctctctgactatCTGACTATCTGTGTGCCTGTCTCACCCCGTGTGCGtgtccctgccctccctgctttCCCGGCTCCGATTACCTGCTGCTCTGGTGTGAGATGACTACCGGCAAGGTTGGGTCGCCTGGGCTCGGGCTTCTCAAACCGTGGGGAGACTGCGTCGGGTTCTGCCCCTTCGGCAGAGCCGCATTCTTCCAGGGCAGGGCCACTCCTCTTCGCTGCTTCCCCagcgccgccgcagccgccgggaggaagggagggaggaagggagggagtgatCGAGAAAGCTAGCGAGCGGTCTAGCAAGGAACTGGGGGCTCCGGCTCTACTCAATTCGTGCCGAGCTCACAGGCAGCTCTGCTGTGGCTGACAGAGCTGcggcccctccccaagccccgggcatccccaccccactcctcgCACCCCCCGCCTTGACCCAGGGAGCGCAGGcgctccccctcctcccagcctacacacacaccctctccccCGACGCCTGGGTTCACGCTTGGCCCCACTGAAGGGGGTGGTGACCAGAGTGCCTCTCACCTGCTCTGGGTAGCCAAGTCTGCAAGGATGGTGCAGTGACCCAGACTAGGGAGACAGGACCCTGGTCCCACGTGGTCatttctctttgcctcagtttccccactgacaGCTGGATGGCTGTGAGTGCCTCTGACAAGATGAACACGGAGCAGGGAATCAGCTTCCCTCCCTGGACAATGTTGGGAAGAGCCC
This DNA window, taken from Meles meles chromosome 7, mMelMel3.1 paternal haplotype, whole genome shotgun sequence, encodes the following:
- the WNT10B gene encoding protein Wnt-10b, giving the protein MPEEPRPRPPPSGFAGLLFLALCSRALSNEILGLKLPGEPPLTANTVCLTLSGLSKRQLGLCLRSPDVTASALQGLHIAVHECQHQLRDQRWNCSALEGGGRLPHHSAILKRGFRESAFSFSMLAAGVMHAVATACSLGRLASCGCGWKGSGEQDRLRAKLLQLQALSRGKSFPHSLPSPGPGLGPSPGPQDTWEWGGCNQDMDFGEKFSRDFLDSREAPRDIQARMRIHNNRVGRQVVTENLKRKCKCHGTSGSCQFKTCWRAAPEFRAVGAALRERLGRAIFIDTHNRNSGAFQPRLRPRRLSGELVYFEKSPDFCERDPTVGSPGTRGRACNKTSRLLDGCSSLCCGRGHNMLRQTRVERCHCRFHWCCYVLCDECKVTEWVNVCK